The sequence TCCGTTCGACGATTTCATCGGGCAGGGCCTGGATCCCCCCCTGCCGGAGCGTCCACTGACCGTCGGCATTCTGGGCAAAGACGCGGGTCCTGCCGGGATCGTCCAGGTAGGTCTTCCGGAACCACTCCTGCCCCGTCGCGCCGCCGTAATAGTCAGGATTGGAAGCCGCGGCGAAATGGGCCTTGACGTTGCTGGTCATGGCATTCCTGATTTCGTCGCGGAACATGCGGACGACGTCGTCCTTCGAGTCGCCCCGCGCCAGGGCTTCCTTCGCCTTTTTATAGGCATCGTGGAGGTTGCGATAGCCGTAATTGGGCAACTCCGTCGTGCAGACGGCGAGGCTGCCCGCGGAGAGCTTTTTCGGAACTTCCCCCGAATACTTCTTGAGTATGGGGTCATTCTCGGCGTTTCTCAGAACCCGGCCCGTCACCGTATCGAAACTCGACTCGATGGCGGATGCCGCACTGTCACCGTTCTTGCCGAGATAGAGGATGTCGGCGTCCCGTCCCGGTTTCCAGCTGCCGGTTGCCGCGAAAACCGATTCGGATTCGCCCAGCGACCGGGCCGCCATCTGGGCGGACTCTCCGGCAACGTTCACGCGGATCTGCTGCACCCGGTTTTGCAGGGCTTCCGGCAGGCGGCTCATGTTCTGCTCGTACCATTTCAGATCCCGGGTCATGAGCAGCAGGGACGCATCCGTCGGCTTATCTCCCTTGAGGATCGACATGAGAATATGCTCGCCGAGATCATCCGCCCGGCTTACGGCAGCCGCACCCAGGAACAGCAGGCTTGCCAACGCAATCCAGACTGACAAAAAAATGTTGAACCTTCCTCTTTGAGTCTTACTCATAAACGCCTCCTTGATCGATAATCCCTGTTGTTGCTATCAGACCGGTCGCCGCCGTTCCTCTTTTCCAGCGAAAAAAAGCCCCCCTCCGTCTTGTACGGGGGAGGGCTTTTTTTATCGCATAAACAATGCCTGTTTATTTGACGATGAAGACTTTATGTTTCTCCAGCACTTTCTTGAACTCCGGATGTTTGCGCAGGTTATTCAGGTCCGGGTCCTTGCGCAGGGATTCATAGTCGCTGAATCCGTTCGTAAGGGACGCATCCAGTTCATCCAGGCCGAAATCCACGTCCCCCTTGAGAGAATAGAGGCAGGCCAGATTGTAGCGGATGGATGGACTGTCCGCTTTGAGTTCCTTGGCTTTTTTCAGATCCTCCAGAGCCTTGTTGAACTTGCGCTGTTGCATGTAGGCCACGCCGCGGTTGGAGTAGGCATCTGCATAGTCCGGAGCCTTTTCTATGGCAAGGGAAAATTCCTTCAGGGCATTTTCAATGTTTTCGTCAAAGAGGGCCTTATTATGGGCGTTCTTCGCCGTTGAAACATAACTGAGCCCCTGCTTGATGTGGCTCTTCACCTCGAATGAGGCATCCGCTGACGCCGTGGGAGCCTGTGTCGATGCGCCGGGCTGCGGGGCCGCCGGAGCGGCTGGTGCGGGAGCGGGCGCTTCCTGTTTCTGCACCTCAGCTTTTCCCTTGACATCCTGGGCCTTCTCGCATCCGGTCAGGGAAAGCGATGCAAAAAGCAGGGCCGTTGCCGCCAAAACCATCGTACTGCCATAAAACTTATTGAGCATAAAAAATATCCTCCTTCGAAATTTTAGAATTGATTAACGCCGTCTCTGTCCGAGCGGCATGTTCCATTCACTCTGTGATGCAACAACCTGGGGATTCTGATCGATATCGCTTCCTTTTTCCTGTTTGACCCGCTGAGTGACACGGGGCTTCGCGTAGAAAAAGGCGTTCTTTACCGCACCGTTGTTCTTGTTGAGCCCGTCAAGAAAATAATAGGTAAAGATGCTGTTGTTCAGCTGGTCGGACTCCCAGGACTGCTCACCGGCTCCACTGGCGCCGATCAGGACTTTTCCCCAGCCGTCCTGCCCGTTGAAAGATTTCGAGCCGCCCGACGTCTTCATTTTCGGGCCTTCATCGTCAAGAACGATATCCTTGGCACCGAGCAATCGCCTTCCGTACTGCGGGGAAAGGCCATAGCCTTCATTATCGCTGGCACCCAGTGATTTGCCGCCCGGGGGTAGGAAACCGGGGACTTTGCTGTATGCGCCATTGCTGTAACAGGCATCCAGGATCATCACCAGCCGCTTGGACTGCAGATTGTCGATGAAATCGCGCAGGATGCTTTCACTGATAGAGGTGTGCCATACCTTCTCCCTCGGCTTGATCTCAGTATCGTAAGTAACGATAAAGACCCCGCCGAATTTTTCCGGCGGCGTGCCGTGGCTGCTCATATACACCGCGACGAGATCATCCGGACCGGCCATCTTCTTGATACGGTCAAGGGCCTGGGAGATGTTTTTTCTCGTTGCATTGGAATTCGTCAGGAACGTCACGTTCGAGCGGGGAAACCCTCCCCGGTTCGGATCAACAAGGAACTGGTAGAAAGTCGTCGCATCCTGGACCGCAAAGTGCAGTCTCGGAATCTTGCTCATGAATTCCCCGACGCCGACGACCAGGGCATAACGGTTGCGGACAGGACCCGGAGGATCACCGCTCCTGACCGATGGTTTCAGTACGTTGGCCCGGGAGAAGAGGTTGCCGAATCTTCGCTCCCATTCCTTGACCTTGATATTTTCCGGCGTTACCGGTGACACCCATTTGATCCCCACGACCGTCTGGGCGATGGAGAAGGCGCGGTCGACCTGTTTCTCATCTTCATAGGAGCCCTTCAGCTGAACTCTGCCGAAGGAGTCAAGTTCGACAAAGCCGCTCCCGATGCCGCCACGGAGCAGGAGTTCATTGATCTGGCCGATGTGCGAGTCATTGACGGGTGTATCGGCGGAACGGGCGGGAACGGTCATTGTGAGGACGATGACAAGTGACAGCAGGAAATAGAAGATAAAGCGCACCCCCGGATGAGGGAGGCTCATCGCTTGTACCTTGGCTGTCGGTTTTATTGTGTAGATGTTCATAGGGCCTTCCTTATTGCCTTCAGCTATTTTTTCTTTACTGTTTTCTTCTTGGGGCTGCTGTTGCCCACCGACTTGGCGCCACTGGCGGTTCCTTCACTGGACGCCGAAGGTCCCATGGCCAAGCCCTTTTTAACGGTCAGATCCTTCGTCAATTGATCCGTCTTTCCGAATGCGGACACCTTCAGGGTAATGCGATACTGCCCCTCCGGCGCATCGGCGGGGATGTCGAAGCTTCCTTCCGCACGCCTGGTTCCGATAGCGGACGTCACTTCCTGGTCCACCGAGCCCAGTTCCTTCCACTCATTCTTTTCAGGATCAAGAAAAGAAAGAGCCCGGGTTTCGGTAACCTTGACTTCCCGTTCTCCTTCCGGCGCCATGACATAGTAGGAACCGTTCATCTGGACTTTTCCCCCCGGAGCAACACCCGTGGGATTGAGGAAATAATTTTCAATTTTAATGACTTCCCCCTGAGAGGAATTGTAGCCGGTCCGGTTCGCCGTCTCCTGGCCTCCGGCGACGGGATAGCTCTTCAGGTCCGAATATGCCGAGAGGCAGTGCCCCCAGGCAATGGCAAAGGCCAGGGCGCCACCCACTGCAGCACCCGCTGCGGCTCCGATCAGAGCCCCCTGCCCCTTTCCGGTCACAGCCCCGATAAAGGCGCCACCGAGGGCACCGCCGAGGGCGCCGGCAGCGGTATAGCCGGCAATGCACCGGCGCTGGGCCGATGCCCGTTCCTCAGGGGTAAGGGGTGTGCCTGGCGGCGGCAGCGGCGCACAGGCGGTGAAAAGGAATATAGCCAACAGAAACGGAATCAGTCTGCGGAATTTTTTAATCTTCACGGTCTGCATCTCCTCTTAACGATGGCGCAGCTTGACCTGCATGGTCAGTATCCCGCCGTCGGAAATGGCGGCCGCAGGGACAACGCCGAAATTCTTTCCGCCTTCCGATTCAAGAATGATGTCCTTGGCCCCCTTGCTGGCCGGCTTCCACCCCGTTTTCGGTGAAATGACGGCATAGGAGGTCTGCATGTCGTCGACAACGATATCCTTGGCTCCCCGGAGGCTCTTCGCGCCGTCCATACTGGATGCAATCTGGACCGGCGGAGGAGGTGGCAGATCCGCGACACTGCTGGACGCGGTGCTCATTCCCGGATCGGACGAAGAATAAGAGGGGGCTGCAGAAGATGGGGAGGAACTGCTGGCGGATACAGCGCCCTGTTGGCCGCCGATGGGGCTTGGATTGTCGGAGAGCATGATCATCAGCGTTTCCGTGCCTGGATTCCCGACGAACTTGAAGGTCGTTGTCTTTGGAATTTCATGCATGGTGTACGCATCGACATATTCATTGAAGAGAACATTCGTATTGCCGGATGAACCGATGTTGAGGATGGTCATATAGCCCGGCCGATTGGTGCGGACGAGCATCTTCATCCTTTCCCCGGAGCGGAAGGTCCGGGCTTTCGTCACGGATCTCATCTGACCGTCATCGGAGAGAAGCATCAGCTGATAGGAGATGCCAACGTACCGTTCCCTTGACGGTGTGGCCTGCTTTACCGTCTTTTTTACCGGCGAGCTCTTACCCGACGTGGAAGACATGGATACGGAAGGCCCTTCCCCGCTGTCAAAGATCGCCTTTGCGCCTGTCGGTCCAGCGCCGATGGCGGGAAACGCAAACAGCAGCGCCAGGGCACAGCATCCTCCAATTGTTAGAAATAGTCTTTTTTTCATGTCTTATCCTCCTCTTTTATAGTGAATTACTTTAAAAACTTTTATACCCGTGGCGTAAAGATACCTGTACTTCTAAAAAAAGATGCAATCAATGATTATACCCTCGGTGCCAGAGTTTTTACTTTCTGGATAATTTTTTTTATCGGAGAATGAGCAAAATACTTTAGCGTTAAAAAACAAGCAACAAGTCTACCATTGTTACATCCACTGACTTGCTCCAGTCCCCTTTCTTCCACTAAAATGCAAGTATCCGATACCGCAGGCATTTGCGCATAAGCATCTTATAGTTCCAACCCGTCCCTCATCGCCAGAGGGCACAGATTCAAATGACACATTCCATGCCGTAACCAATGACATATATAATTTGAGCCGACCGCAGGAAATGTCATAGGAAGCAGAAGCCCTTGCTATCTAAAAAACCAGCCATCATAATCTTTCAGCTCATATCTCAGCACTTTCGGAGTCAGATTCACCAAGCGACTTCCTTCAAGTTTGAATTTACAAATTGATTTTACTGACGGACAACATAAACCATCGTTGGGACCGTGTGTTATCAAACGAAGGATAATCATTCCCTGTTCAATTTTCATGGATCTTATATCAATCCTACTATCTCCTAATGTTATCACCTTCGTCACAATCGGCTTGCCCGAGTCCGCAACAGCAGCGGCAAGGCCTATAACGGATCCGTTTCCTCCGGTATTACACCAAATGATCACCACTCCATCCGTAATCCCATCACCATTCAGATCTCCAAAAGCCTTATTTGAAATACCTGCTCTAAAAATAATACCTGGTTCATCGGGATCTTGCTCGTCCAGCTGTACCGTTTCTTCGTATTTTCCATTTTTCAATAAATAACCGCCTATTTCCAGATTATCCAAAACGTTGCTTGTAACGGGCCTTTTATTTCCTGTTTCTTTATTCTCATTTTGAGCAGGCTTGTTTCCGCCCCTGTTCTTATTATCCTTCCTTCCGGCGGATTCCCTCCCGCTTGTTTTCATTGAAGCTTTAACCGCAGCAATGCGCTGTGGAAAAGCTTGAGCAAGATCCAATCCACCGCACCCACCACCGGATTCTCTGCAATGATGCAATTTTCTTGAGTC is a genomic window of Syntrophus gentianae containing:
- a CDS encoding DUF4384 domain-containing protein, which produces MKKRLFLTIGGCCALALLFAFPAIGAGPTGAKAIFDSGEGPSVSMSSTSGKSSPVKKTVKQATPSRERYVGISYQLMLLSDDGQMRSVTKARTFRSGERMKMLVRTNRPGYMTILNIGSSGNTNVLFNEYVDAYTMHEIPKTTTFKFVGNPGTETLMIMLSDNPSPIGGQQGAVSASSSSPSSAAPSYSSSDPGMSTASSSVADLPPPPPVQIASSMDGAKSLRGAKDIVVDDMQTSYAVISPKTGWKPASKGAKDIILESEGGKNFGVVPAAAISDGGILTMQVKLRHR
- a CDS encoding caspase family protein codes for the protein MNIYTIKPTAKVQAMSLPHPGVRFIFYFLLSLVIVLTMTVPARSADTPVNDSHIGQINELLLRGGIGSGFVELDSFGRVQLKGSYEDEKQVDRAFSIAQTVVGIKWVSPVTPENIKVKEWERRFGNLFSRANVLKPSVRSGDPPGPVRNRYALVVGVGEFMSKIPRLHFAVQDATTFYQFLVDPNRGGFPRSNVTFLTNSNATRKNISQALDRIKKMAGPDDLVAVYMSSHGTPPEKFGGVFIVTYDTEIKPREKVWHTSISESILRDFIDNLQSKRLVMILDACYSNGAYSKVPGFLPPGGKSLGASDNEGYGLSPQYGRRLLGAKDIVLDDEGPKMKTSGGSKSFNGQDGWGKVLIGASGAGEQSWESDQLNNSIFTYYFLDGLNKNNGAVKNAFFYAKPRVTQRVKQEKGSDIDQNPQVVASQSEWNMPLGQRRR
- a CDS encoding TPR end-of-group domain-containing protein, which codes for MLNKFYGSTMVLAATALLFASLSLTGCEKAQDVKGKAEVQKQEAPAPAPAAPAAPQPGASTQAPTASADASFEVKSHIKQGLSYVSTAKNAHNKALFDENIENALKEFSLAIEKAPDYADAYSNRGVAYMQQRKFNKALEDLKKAKELKADSPSIRYNLACLYSLKGDVDFGLDELDASLTNGFSDYESLRKDPDLNNLRKHPEFKKVLEKHKVFIVK